One Tachysurus vachellii isolate PV-2020 chromosome 8, HZAU_Pvac_v1, whole genome shotgun sequence genomic window carries:
- the cmss1 gene encoding protein CMSS1, with translation MLCLREAMGDDLGDEWWDQGEDLGDSGGEDAHDTHDTYDSHDAQAAVEEPNKKVAKKRKLQTQEPDKVTKKKTVLKECGGVKKKPQPEDKKDPQKPKRRRKKKTITDVLATSEPAPGSPADLRSLLMSHFSNTRSVIEQEELELPESCFLTSNDLTHSLSSYLKEVCPKWAKVQKQHTQKGSVVLLIVCSSALRTIELIKQLTTFKGDAKVLKLFAKHIKAEDQVKLLSKSVAHVGVGTPGRLNTLIEKEGLSLQGLRYLVLDWNCRDQKHRRMVDIPEVKAEFVKLMESGIIKKCQEGGIKIGLF, from the exons ATGTTATGTTTACGTGAAGCCATGGGAGACGACCTGGGAGACGAATGGTGGGATCAAGGAGAAGATTTAG GTGACTCAGGTGGGGAGGATGCACATgacacacacgacacatacGACTCTCACGACGCTCAGGCAGCAGTAGAAGAACCTAATAAGAAAGTAGCCAAGAAAAGAAAACTTCAAACCCAGGAGCCGGACAAAGTGACGAAAAAGAAGACGGTATTG AAAGAATGTGGTGGTGTGAAAAAGAAACCACAGCCAGAAGATAAAAAAGATCCCCAAAAGCCCAAGAGACGACGAAAG AAGAAGACCATCACAGACGTGTTGGCGACGTCTGAGCCCGCACCCGGCTCTCCGGCTGACCTGAGGAGCCTGCTGATGAGCCACTTCAGCAACACGCGGTCTGTTATCGAACAGGAGGAGCTGGAGCTGCCGG AGTCGTGTTTCCTGACAAGTAACGACCTCACACACAGCTTGTCGTCCTACCTCAAAGAAG TTTGTCCCAAGTGGGCTAAAGTACAGAAGCAGCACACGCAGAAGGGTTCGGTCGTCCTGCTCATCGTCTGTAGCTCCGCCCTGAGAACCATCGAGCTCATCAA GCAGTTGACTACGTTTAAGGGCGACGCTAAAGTGCTAAAGCTCTTCGCCAAACACATCAAAGCCGAGGATCAGGTGAAGCTGCTGAGTAAAAGTGTGGCTCACGTCGGTGTGGGTACTCCTGGCAGACTGAACACCCTGATCGAGAAAG AGGGATTGAGTCTGCAGGGCTTGAGATATCTCGTCCTCGACTGGAACTGCAGAGACCAAAAACACAGGCGGATGGTGGACATACCAGAG gtAAAAGCAGAATTTGTAAAACTTATGGAGTCTGGCATCATTAAGAAGTGTCAGGAAGGAGGCATTAAAATCGGACTCTTCTGA